The Alnus glutinosa chromosome 8, dhAlnGlut1.1, whole genome shotgun sequence DNA segment aaagaaaaacgaatattcaaaaaaaaaaacaaacgaaaaaataactgaaaattaaaaaataaaaagacacaCACATTCTCAATACATTGAGAATAGATATATTGTATTGAGAATGTATTCTAgatatattctaaatatattcTGATAGTCTAAAAATGAATTTAGTGCAGCTTTATGATCAGATGTTATTAAAAGGAACCCGGCCTACAGGTTAATGTATGATCAGATCTTCATCCTTGCacggaaattaaaaaagaaaaatgaatttagTGCCAAACTGAGAAGTGGGCGAATGAGACAGATCTTTCAGGGAATTTTCAACGAATTTTTGCTGCTCAGTACTCAAAGTTCTCTTTGACAACCGCttgaaaattaaaagttaatCCCGTTCCGGTGAGCCcctctgtctctctttctctggaactttcctttttttttttttcaagttggAACTTTCTTGTTAGATATCGAATTCTTAAGCTTCTGAGTTTAAGACCTCGTTTTCAAGGAAACCCATTtagattttacttttttatggaAACCGATTCAAACCTTGGTTTACTttaatgcgtgtgtgtgtgtgtgtgtgtctctgTGCGTATCGCTTCACTTAAGGTATTCTTTTTTCAGTTTGTCAGTTTAAATGTTCATTCTTTTTCATGCTTGAGTAAAGGGTGTTGTATTGGTTAAATTTTTGAATGATTATTTGCTGGAATTCAATGCTGTATATATGTAGAAACCTGTTACTGTGGAATTATTTTTGTGAAGTGTGAGAATGTAGCTTGATACAATCATGTGAAGTAGTTGAACTCAGACTCAGTTAGTTATTTCAGTTAAGTTATAGATTTTTATAATTGTGTCAATTGAATTAGAACAGAATTGTCGGAGGATAAGAAGAGAATAAGTACTAAATAATCAACATTTGGCCTTCGCTTATAGCTTTTAGCTATCAAGCTTGCCTTGTACTTATCCATCATATCATTCAGTTTAAGCTTCTTCTTAAACACCTAGTTACAATTGAGTGATTTGGTCGTTGGAGGTAACTCAATGAGTTTCAAATATGGTTAGACATAATTTATTCCAATTCATTATTTATATCCTCTAACCAAACAAATGCATCAAATAGATTTAATTGCTTCACAAACTGTATATCCTCTAACCAAACAAATGCATCAAATGTAAATTCAGTTTGTCAGTTTaaatgttctttctttttcatgctTGAGTAAAGGGTGTTGTATTGGTTAAATTTTTGAATGATTATTGCTGGAATTCAATGCTGTATGTATGTAGAAACCTGTTACTGTGGAATTATTTTTGTGAAGTGTGAGAATGTAGCTTGATCCAATCATGTGAAGTTGAACTCAGACCCAGTTAGTTATTTTAGTTAAGTCATAGATTTTTATAATTGTGTCAATTGAATTTGAACAGAATTGTTGGAGTATAAGAAGAGTCAGAAGGCTACACAAAAGTCATATGAGTTACAGTAATAATAAGGAGTTACGTGAGATATAAATCACTTGAAGTGGAAGAGTTTGTAACATGTATAGGAGTATTGCTAAGGTCTAGAGTCTTAATAAGTAAACTTGTGACGTGTAAGAACTGATGAGTTGCATGTGATTCATTGTAAATAAAAGACAAATCTTCCTAGTGAATTTACGAGAGTTAAGCATAACAATATTTTACATTCTTATAAGTTGAACAATAGAAATTCTGAATTTTAGTTATGATGGAAGTTGCTCTGTAAAATCAGTGCTTGATTAATCAAACCCATATTGTTAAATGGACAAATTTGGTATCTTTCAGGTGATTGCTCTTTCGCTTGAATCGAACCGGCACTTGTTTTAAAACATTTCATTATATTGGTGTTACCATTGTTCAAAGAACTGTTGTTTGAATCCTGAAAATTGTCGCTATAACTTGAGGGCAAAAAATTTTGATAATGGGCCGGAAAGCTGAAAATTTTAGAATTGACTGTTTGCCATAATTTGGatgaaaaggggaaaaaagaaaaacattttgccaagttagtttttcttttccttatgtCCCTCTATACCAGATGTCCCTTCTTTCTCACTATTGTATATTTTATCTGTGTCTCCATTGTGATGTGAGCTTGAAAGCTGTTATGATTAAGatagaaaagttgaaaactttattttctgAATAATGCTGTCTATCTGAAGTTGATTATGCACTGATAGTAGTACATGAACTGATACTTCTCAGAGGtaactgcttttacatttcaaATGCTAAACGTTGCTACTGGATCTTACTGTTTTTTATTAAAGTAGTTAATGAACCTTAGCTAACATGGCTAGTTTGGACTCAAATGTGAGTATTCAGGTTCTTAAATACTGGTCCTCTTTTGTTGAACTCGTTTTAATGGCCAATGATGGTGTGGAAGAGCCCTTGCTGTCAGGATTAGTGAATCCTGCAGCTCAGACTAGTAAGAAAGATGctttgaaaagaagaagatatcgCCATTGTAAAAGTGCTCCTCTTGCAAAATTTGTTCCTGCAGAGACAAATGGGATTCGCCCGATTCCACGTTTCGAATCCACTTTTGGGAAACTACACCCAAGTTTTAAGAAAGTAGCCATACTCTTGGCTTTGTACTTAGGTGTAGGTGCTGTAAGCTTCTACCTTGTCAGGAACCAGATAGAGGGAAAGAAAACAAATGGAATTCTTGATGCTGTGTATTTCTGTATTGTGACAATGACCACTCTAGGATATGGAGACCTAGTGCCTGATAGTGCCCTTACAAAACTACTTGCTTGTGCCTTTGTTTTCACGGGAATGGCTCTGGTTGGACTAATCCTGAGCAAAGCAGCAGATTATTTGGTAGAGAAGCAGGAAATATTACTTGTTAAAGCGTTGCATATGCGTCAAAAACCTGGCTGTACTGACATTCTGAAAGAGGTCGAGACCAACGGATTGAGATACAAATGTATATTGGCCTTTATCCTTCTTTTGGTGCTCATAATAGCTGGGACAATCTTCCTAACTACTGTTGAGAAATTAGACATTGTTGATGCATTTTATTGTGTTTGTGCTAGTATCACAACCCTAGGATATGGAGATAAGAGCTTCTCAACTACAGCAGGGCGTGCTTTTGCGGTGATTTGGATATTGACAAGTACTATTGTCTTAGCTCAGTTTTTTCTCTACATTGCTGAGCTAAACACTGAAAAAAGACAAAGGGCACTGGTTGAGCGAGTTCTTACTCGGAGGATGACGAATGTAGATCTTGAAGCAGCTGATCTTGATGATGATGGGGTTGTTGGGTAAGTTGtctgttttctttttggagCACATCTTTCTTGTAATGGTCTTGTTTCTGACTTCTTGTTGCTGATGCTTTTTTCTCCACAAGCTCtctcaaaaataattaattttttttttcatctcagTGTTCAGAATGCTTAGTAAATTACTAAAGCTCTCacattccttctttcttttccatagCGCTGCTGAGTTCATCATATATAAGCTGAAAGAGATGGGGAAGATTAGTCAAGAAGATATTTCACTTGTAATGGAAGAGTTTGAAGATTTGGATGTTGATCAGTCGGGAGCTTTGTCACCGTCTGATATAATGCTTGCTCAATCATCTCAAGCAGAGAGGTGACCTTACCATCACAAAATGGTAATTGTTTTGTATACGGGTGAAAAGGAATATGAAATAATCATAGAATTTACCTTGTAAAGTTTGTAATATCAACTTTGGAgcattaatatatcatattCATGGTTTTTGACATAATCAATCAATTGACGTTTAGTGATGAAGTTCATTATATGATGATTCTGCTGCAATTGCATCTTCCTGTACTTCTTGCGCATGAATGGATGACTATATTAGAATCATCTGATCATTGAGATTTTGGGAGATTAAAGATCAGTCCTAATGATCATAGATCAGTTCTGAGAGCCATCTTTGGTCCATTTCTTTATGGTCGTAATGTCAAAGATGATAAGCTTTTTACCAGTATGATGAATTGGGCCCCTATATTATTGTCCAATTTTGTAGCTTTTTAACCTTTCAGGATCTTGAAGAAGAGCAAAGGACGTGCACTTTATGGATAATCATCTGAAGATGGAAAAGGTATTGTCATATCACTTTTTTGTTGAGCAACGCTTCTATTGGGTGGATTGGATCTCCAGTAATTACTAACATTTTGGACAGTAATTGAGAGATAGTTTATATAGGACTCACCTGCTTGAATAGGTGACTAGGCAACCAAAAACTTATTTGGGTAGGTAGGTTCAATATGAGATTTCTCACAATTGCTCCTGCAAATTGCTGGAACTTGAAAAAAGAGGCTTCCAAGTCTAATTCCGTGCCTTTATATGTTCTATTGGATCTCTTCTTGGGAAGGATTCTATGCCTTTCTTGCATTTTCTTAGCATTTATGCTTGTATTGCATGTTTTGGTATTGATTTGGCAAAAGACAATATCTGTTGCAGCATTGCTAACTAAAGCCCTAGGCCTTTGAGATTCTGACAAAATTCGTCACCCCACCATGCCATTCACTTAACTAGAACCATTTGTCTTGTCATCGTAATTCCAGCATGGTAAAAGggtaaagttttctttttgaattgagttgaaaaaaaattctccaaagTCTATTAGATTGACATCTATCTTTagagcatgtgattctcacacaCAATTTTAGAAAGagtaataatatattaataatttggaagaacttcacttataacccatgatctttcatcacttttgaaataaagtaccataaactttaaaacgtatcaatttaggatatccatctttcaatttcaacccttcgTTAGAacttttcgttaaattctgtcaaaattttcaaaacacccatcttttttaGGTGTCGGTCAGAAtgcttgaatttttgaaatttttttataattttttttttaaaaaaaaaaaaaaaacaaaacatagtggtattttgaaaattttgataagatttaacatAAATttctgaaattgaaaaaaaaattgaaagatagatactctaaattaacacgttttaaagtttgcgtaccttatttcaaaagtaaagATTTTCCATAACTTTTTTACAACTTGCCcgtagttaaaaataaataaataataataccCTTTATTCACATATTTATATGTATTATTAAGTCGTAAAAGGGTCATaggtttaacattttttatatacatatatgttttaaaaaacatatatgtcagtttaacaatttatttttttaactcaatttaaagaaaaattttgttGGCAATAAAGTCAATGTTTATAATTACTCTTTGGAATTTAGAAGGGACACAGGATGCAACAACTGAATTAACGGGATCTTAATCCTCTTAGATGCGAATAAATGTTGTGACGATAAAATTCAAACTATAAAATGAATATGATTTGAAAGgcatctttttctttgttggcaTATGTCTTTTTCTGGTTGAAATCTGCAATCAAGTGATCAACCAATAGACagaccaaaaattaaaaaataaaaaataaaagtaaaaataaaaacaccccAAAAAAGTAATTTCAAATGAATTATTGTGCCCCCACGCAACCAAACAATCATCCCACATCTTGAAGTTTCCAGCTTGTGGGACCCATGACCCACTCACAAGGAGGCATAGTACGAtatagcttttttcttttttcttttcttttttgactaaattagatttgaaaaaaatttagagtatgtaagaattatatatatatatatatatatatggtctgtTAAAATTACatatgaaaattatattttttattaatcgTAAAtgtagaaattaaaaatattcgTATGAATGACATATAGAAGGATATTGGATTAAAGGATAAGGATATAGGATTAAGgggaaaatcatatttagccttttaagtttttattttatttgaatttggtcagtaaatttttaatttcaagaatatgatcCTTAGGTTTTGCACAAAGTTTATATAGGCCCCTCTATCACTTTTTTTGTCAATTAATAgtttgttatattttatgtgTGTCTCAATTTGACACATTAGGGTCCATATTAGCACATAATACAAATGTCATGTCATTAAGCGTTAAGtcaaccataaaaaataaaatgaagaccTAATTctagaaggaaacaaaaaaaaaaaatcatcttcttcatcatcctAATCTTCTAAATTTGTAACATTTGAGATAAAATTGTTCACTTTGATGCTAACATAGACATTGACATTGTATTCAATGTTGACATGAACCCTGGCTTGTCAAATGAAAGACGTGACGAATGAAGAATTGACAGTAAAGTAATAAAGAgaccaatttaaaattttaacaaaacctaaagactttattttttaaattgaaaacttaaggaTTAAATTCAAATCAGATGAAAACTTAAGGACTAAATATGACTTTTTCCTTGGATTAAAGGATGAATTGAAGATAATTTAGCTTATTTTGGAGGAAAGCATTAGGtagttttgttaatatattttgaaaggtgttttcatgtttttatttgaaaaatattttgatgcaatgtaaaaatattttatattttgatgaatattttgtatttgaatggtttgttaatattttttatttaaaagaaaaaaatagaaaacacaaaacaaatatttttggaGCTCAAATTCCTAAAAAGTGGTACACCAATAATAGTGGTAGGTCTATTGGTACTTGCCTAGAATTTAACATAATGTTACTCAAAATAAGTAGTCATTGTTAATAGGTTAAAAGCTCTCAAGAATCTCTGCCcaatgcataattttaaagtaCACAATAACTCTTATCactattttggttttttgtttggatccactcatttttcttttataggatTGGCCACTTCTTCTTCTGGACAGTGCTACAGAGTAGCAAAATTTTCGgaattcatccggaaattttgctaccCCATGACATTCTTGtaattatgataattacaagaatgccatggtgaagcaaaatttccggataaattccggaaattttgcttcacCTAAGCATTaccctcttcttcttcgtcgTTTTGAGTGACTTCCTTTTAGATCACGAGCGGTAAAAATTTTCATATAACCCTTTCCTTaaatcaattagaaaaaaatagaaaaaaaaatacacaataaCCTTAAATTGTGCTAAGAACTCTATTAAGATACATCTTACACTAtattttgacttctaaaacatgctgcatttattttcatggttggtaatttttttttgcatgacCCGCaacataatataaaattaacgtGTTCAAGTTAAACGATTTgtcatgtttaattaaatagattaagttagaaataatatatataattttatagtcTTGACATGCTCATTAGTGCTAATAATTTTTATCGCAACtcgtttaattaataaaatcaaattaaaattaatatttataatcTCATTTTCGTCCACGACATGATTCACACCCTATACATATAATAAAGTATTTTCTAAGAAAGTCTTATGTTTCTACTGGTTGTCAATCACTGATCAATCACATTCTAAATGGCAAGTCTTATCAGAATACGTAGCTCTGAGGTGTTCTGTTCACCAGACTTGCTCAACCAATCCAAAGtccaaaaactaaaataaaaaataaaaaagtataattttttttctaaaccgGGGgtgtaaaagtaattttttataagcctactaatatatatatatatataattttttttttaactaatacatattttattaaacaTACATGAAACCATTAACAAATTATGTAAGTAAgactaaattataaaaaattactcaaataatacccaaaaaaaaaaaaaaaaaaaattaataaaggacCCAAATGCCATTGATAAAATTATTCAGCCCTGAATTTACAGTTCACATTCTGTCAACTACGAAACAAAAGGAAGGTACACAAAAAcgaaaggaaaaacaaaacaataaaaagggTTAGAAATATTACATAGGTTTCGATGGTTTCTACTACTCGTCGGACTTGAAACTCTCAACGGGGTGGTCAGGTTGGCCGGCAACGTAGTGGAGGAGGCCCTCGCCGGCTTTGGAGTCGCCGGAGGCGTCGGTGGACGGTACGGAGGTTCTGCCGAAGACGATAACGGCGAAGAGGAAGAGAGCGGTGGAGAGGAAGAGGGGCCAGAAGTAGGCCAAGATGGTGAGGAAACGAGGTATGAAGACAACGAAGAGGGTCATGAAAAAGATAGAGAGGACAAAGAGGATGTGGAACTTGTACTGGGTGAGCTTTTCTGAGATCTCCATGGCTTAGGACCTTGGATGACAGAGGAGAGTTGCGTTGGTGTTGGATTTTGTAGAGAGAGAGTGTGGGAAGGGCCGGAACTCGGAAGGCTAGACTCTATGTCTGTGTGTGTGCAGAGATTCTCTGATGAGGGGAAAGTGTTTTCCTTTACACTCACCTTTTTTTGTCTTCGTTTATGGGGGATTTAACTTGCTATTTCTTTACTAAAATGCCCATCTTGTGTTGtttttggtcctttttttttaaaaaaaaaaattaaaataataacttttttttttaaaaaaaatagtctttATAATTGgcataatttacaaatcactctatatgatataaaaatgataattttaaagtcTTTGCAGTGTacgaaaattacaaattattcatTGAAGCCGTTTTCCATCCACAAAATTAACAGAATCTATTAGGTTGTCATGTTAGTGCTAATAAAAACATAACAtgtgtcacttttaataaaaaaatattgatatattataaattaaaaacttaaaatattatttaaaaagggGGGAGGGGTGTTTGGGAGGGGTGGCTGTAACGGGGGTAGCCTCCTACCTCCCCAATCCTATGTGGTGTGGTTTTCATCGAACTTTGTGCATAGGGATTGATTTTTGGGGAGGTAGAGGCTACCCCAAAAAATGATTCTTCGGTTTCACATCATATATTAAgttctttcttaatttataataaagtatgaactaattaattaataataataattaaatttgtaagaGCTTTATCAATAAATTATAGAAATCTTAATATCCTAACAAAACAGTGCCGGACCCAGGCTTGTATAAATGAAGGggccaaattaaaaataataaattgagggggtaaaactaaaaaaattaaaaagtcaaggagtaaaattttaaattttttttttttggaaaaattttaGGGCTTGGGGGCAGGTCCCGGGCCCCTATACAGGTCCGCCCctataacaaaatattattgCATACACTTTCTACATATAAGAAGAACAGATCTAGACCCTTTATTATGTGAAAATCctaagaatattttgatatcTTCATTGAAATACTATATGATATTTACTGTCTTTTTATGCTAAAATATTACATATAAGCATTAAGCACTTCGTTTTATAAGAGAGaactattcttttttattttattagtcaATGAGAAGATTTGAATCGGTTGCGAATTTCTTGCGCAATATGTACGGCTATGGTTTGTTAATCAAGACAGGATTTTGGgaatcaaaaagaaatttaaccCATATTTTACATAACTATATTTGTAAATCGATGTTATTAGAGGAAAGTACATATAAATTATGGATTgcactaataatattatttaatagattgCTACACGACTGCCATACAATTAAAatgatatgacaatataaaTTAGTCACTATTTCAACAGTCACataacagtttactaaataacattactcatatgttttattttctttaaatctgCCTTCATGGGCGATCTATGGGATGAAAGTTAGTCAGGTGTGAGTGATTATCTCccacggccggtttaaataaatttttaggatattttgttaacCTTGTCTTAAATTTAGTATGCTCAGAGCagatctttaactatttttgtacatgggttagcgaaagatgaaagtcatagataacactttattgtaataattttgtttgtatctttgACTATGTAATCTCATAACATGTGACTATGATTTTGTAGAGGTTTATGCTTTGTGGTGTGAGAGCATTATGCTCATGATCtttaatcaatgaaatactcagatctttcattcaaaaaaaaaaaaaaacattacttATATAGTAAAACCAATTCTCATAACATATCACTCAATTACGGATAGTCCAAAAGCCAATTGTCAACAGATTAAAGGCCCCTTTAATAACCCCCTCCCTTCACCGTCTTCTTAATTTTCACTCTCTCAAAAaacatcaatttcaaaacattcttaacattttttactttttatatcacattaacaattttttattattatttacataaaaaaaactcactacaatacaattttttttaacttttttatataatttttttctactttatattacatcaatcattttttactttcactcaataaaaaaattcccCCCAAGGAGAGGGGAGAggggttattaaacggggcctaaaaatttttctttaaattgggttgaaaaaaatttcttaacctttctattaaatttatatgtctTTAGAATGCTCaatttttatatgcattttgAATCACATACCggttaattctattaaaaatacatgtgataattacatattataaagtaaaatattagttaaatagACTATTATTTAATCAGTCAAAACTTGAAAAAtgtttgaatatattaagggatttgattttAATCTCCTATAAGGCTATAATTAGATTTGATAGTGTAATCAAATCATATTAATTTGATTgtcatacttatttattataattctcctataaatagggatatTTTGTATAGTAATATATTCGAGTGAATAAGAGAAAGATTTAGCCTTAAGACTTTATAATGTGGAACAGTAAAAGTATATTATAGACTAAATCACGTAAAatctcttatattttatttactttatttcgctttatttttctttagcgttatattttctttcaaagaataaggtaacctttttttttttttttttttgacatgtccacataagagaGGGAAtgaggattcgaactagtgaccttcgcttcaCGAGGcatggtctccagccgattgagctaccccttgaggACTAACCTTATTTGGTTTGGCTTTGAGattgtaaaaatatattccaattCTCCAGATAATATAATAGGGGAGCACAAGAAGTGTTGAAGAGTTCATCGTGATTTTGGGTTACCGAAGAGTCTTCTAACTGCGCGGTGACGGAATCAAAAAGGTTTTTATaaagacaaatattaatttaatagtcGAATTAACTTTTTTtcgaccaattttttttttttttttttttaaaataaaaataaaaatcaacaatttttacTCCTTTTTAggtgaagaaaaaaagggggtgtAAAGGTCattttagaaaaggaaaaaaataataattcatgcACAAACACCGTTGGTCACTTCTCTGCAACTGTCGgctattgttttcttttcaaaatgaACCTCGTTTGGCTTTAACCACGGTTTTTTTGTAAGTTTGTGGGGGAAGATAAGATAAGATTTAAAAACATGGTGCTGTAATTCGAGGCCGAAAGTGATTCCAAGTTGGAATGATTATATTCCAAGACCTTTTAAATTGGGTTTTCTAGATGTCGGTGTCACATGtttagaggtttttttttttttggtcaaaaattaaaatattttgtgctaaatcttgaaaaattattcgaaaaatatttttcaatgtttcactcatatgaaaaattgtcaaatattttttaaattctcatAAATTTGAGGAGCTgtgaggaaaagagagagacgGACAAAAAGAAACTGCAAAGAAAGAGAGTGTGATAATACTATAATATAATGCATTTGGACGTGAAATTGAAATCTAACGCAGTTGTCTAACAACATTACTTGCAAATTTGGCAAGCAATTGTGAGGCCTTTGTGGGACTAACCGGGCAGCTTGAGGCCTGTTCAGACAACTACGTCTCGTAAGGAACTTTTTCACAATTGTCTGTTTGGGAGTGCGGTAGAGCGACcaaaaaaatggtttacgtAGATGAAGAGCGTAAACCGTTTTACACCTCGTAAATGTTATTTTCCTTGATTAACTTAAAacattttccggttgaccaaTTTTTACGCCGCaccaaaacactcaaaaataaggaaaacattttctaataaatattttacattgaaACAAACATAGCTTCGTCatcaaatatcaatttaagATTAGGAAATCacaagttctctctctctattgtttaattaaataattatattcatcattttttgtcaatttaaaattttggaataaTTAGTAGTTTAACATTTTCTGGTTGGCGGCTAGGACGTCGGATCATACTCTGCTTTGGGTGACCTTTTGTGAGCAGCCCCCAGAGCCATACTCTTACTGTAGAGGTTTCAAATTTGAAGACAAGTGGACTATGGACGATGAATGGCAGGGCATCGTATCTTCAGCTTGAGGGAATGATAGCTCATGCTCTCGGTTCAGAGCAGGTTATCCGAGTGCCAATATGCTCTAACACAATGGAGTCGCCAAAAATTTGGAAATGAGGTGGACCAACTAAAACAGAAGACTAAGCTTCTGCAAGACCTCTAGCAAAAGGCTAACTCGGAACTGATTGAGTATATTAAAACCTTGCAGGTTGAAATAGACGAAATTCTTGCTAGGGAAGATGCCAGTCGGAAGCAACATGCTAAACAGAATTGGTATCAAATGGGGAATCGCAACACTCAATTAACCACCGACAGAAGATGAATAGCATTTGCTGCATTATTGATGAGCAGAGCAAAACTTGGCGACATaagtgataagcgttgaatgtttacattcaaagccctTTAATTCgcatatgttaaaccctaaaatgtgttgttaaataatgtgttattg contains these protein-coding regions:
- the LOC133875290 gene encoding two-pore potassium channel 1-like; this encodes MANDGVEEPLLSGLVNPAAQTSKKDALKRRRYRHCKSAPLAKFVPAETNGIRPIPRFESTFGKLHPSFKKVAILLALYLGVGAVSFYLVRNQIEGKKTNGILDAVYFCIVTMTTLGYGDLVPDSALTKLLACAFVFTGMALVGLILSKAADYLVEKQEILLVKALHMRQKPGCTDILKEVETNGLRYKCILAFILLLVLIIAGTIFLTTVEKLDIVDAFYCVCASITTLGYGDKSFSTTAGRAFAVIWILTSTIVLAQFFLYIAELNTEKRQRALVERVLTRRMTNVDLEAADLDDDGVVGAAEFIIYKLKEMGKISQEDISLVMEEFEDLDVDQSGALSPSDIMLAQSSQAER